One segment of Rhodothermales bacterium DNA contains the following:
- the glgP gene encoding alpha-glucan family phosphorylase, with translation MTTREKLHNLSRNLWWSWHPEAIDLFQRLNRDAFRATNNNPLMALRDAQARVLEDPQYQAQVDSVYRAFRAYMDTPGPQAHAPRTAYFCMEYGLHESLPLYSGGLGILAGDHIKAASDVGMPLTAVGMFLRDGYFRQYFDEKGQQHDEYPSIDATFHPMEPVRDADGHDITVTVHFGHRPVQIRAWRLQVGKTTLYLLDSDFGANPYDLRFTTRRLYQGDRTTRIRQEIVLGIGGLRLLRKLGVASDVYHMNEGHCAFLTLELLREQNHVPEAADTVRRQCVFTTHTPVMAGHDRFDPGLFLENMSHYRQELGLSEHDLMAFGRVNADDPGEQFTMTVLGLRLSRSANGVSRLNGEVARRQWMHLYHTDNPSDVPIGHVTNGVHLPTWAAPASRTFLNLHLGDWQRDRDQAATWSRIEKVSDPEIWEYRRRLRSNLIDFVNDYTTTQTLPQSPRLRPDALTIGFARRFATYKRAPMLFHDLDRVLSLFADIDRPIQVIYAGKAHPQDEGGQRFIQEIFEYTNRPEFDGRLVFLENYNMEIGRKLVSGCDVWLNNPRRPYEASGTSGMKVAIHGGLNLSIPDGWWPEGYDGTNGWSIGDDSSHEYHDPAVQDPLDAALLYDALQNSVIPRFYERDENDLPTAWISMIRRAMSGLTYGFSAHRMILDYIAQYYTEQVEA, from the coding sequence ATGACGACCCGCGAAAAACTCCACAATCTCAGCCGCAACCTCTGGTGGTCCTGGCATCCTGAAGCCATCGACCTGTTCCAGCGACTGAACCGCGATGCCTTCCGCGCGACCAACAACAATCCGTTGATGGCGCTCCGCGATGCCCAGGCCCGCGTCCTGGAGGATCCCCAGTACCAGGCCCAGGTCGACAGCGTCTACCGGGCCTTCCGCGCGTACATGGATACGCCCGGTCCGCAGGCCCACGCGCCCCGCACCGCGTACTTCTGCATGGAGTACGGCCTGCACGAAAGCCTGCCGCTCTATTCGGGCGGACTGGGCATCCTGGCCGGCGACCACATCAAGGCCGCATCGGATGTCGGCATGCCCCTGACCGCGGTCGGCATGTTCCTGCGCGACGGGTACTTCCGCCAGTACTTCGACGAGAAGGGCCAGCAGCACGACGAATATCCGTCCATCGATGCCACGTTCCACCCCATGGAGCCCGTGCGCGACGCCGATGGCCACGACATCACCGTCACGGTGCATTTCGGACATCGTCCCGTGCAGATCCGCGCATGGCGTCTGCAGGTCGGCAAGACCACGCTCTATCTGCTGGATTCCGACTTCGGAGCCAATCCCTACGACCTCCGCTTCACCACACGACGCCTGTACCAGGGAGATCGTACGACACGCATCCGTCAGGAAATCGTGCTCGGGATAGGCGGTCTGCGCCTGCTGCGGAAGCTCGGCGTCGCGTCCGACGTGTATCACATGAACGAAGGCCACTGTGCCTTCCTGACGCTGGAGCTCCTCCGTGAGCAGAACCATGTGCCGGAGGCCGCCGATACCGTCCGCCGCCAATGTGTGTTCACCACGCATACGCCCGTCATGGCCGGACACGACCGGTTCGATCCCGGGCTCTTCCTGGAGAACATGAGCCACTACCGGCAGGAATTGGGCCTCAGCGAGCACGACCTCATGGCATTCGGTCGTGTGAACGCGGACGATCCGGGCGAGCAGTTCACCATGACCGTTCTCGGCCTTCGGCTGTCGCGCAGTGCGAACGGTGTGTCCCGACTGAACGGCGAGGTCGCCCGCCGCCAGTGGATGCACCTCTACCACACCGACAACCCGTCCGATGTCCCCATCGGGCACGTCACGAACGGCGTCCACCTGCCCACATGGGCCGCCCCCGCTTCGCGGACCTTCTTGAACCTGCACCTGGGTGATTGGCAGCGCGACCGCGACCAGGCCGCCACGTGGAGTCGTATTGAAAAGGTGTCCGACCCGGAGATCTGGGAGTACCGTCGCCGTCTGCGCAGCAACCTGATTGACTTCGTGAACGATTACACGACCACGCAGACGCTGCCCCAGTCCCCTCGGCTCCGGCCTGACGCCCTCACCATCGGGTTCGCCCGGCGCTTCGCCACCTACAAGCGCGCGCCCATGCTCTTCCACGACCTGGACCGTGTACTCTCCTTGTTCGCCGACATCGATCGCCCCATCCAGGTCATCTACGCCGGCAAGGCGCATCCGCAGGACGAGGGTGGGCAGCGCTTCATCCAGGAAATCTTCGAGTACACCAACCGTCCCGAATTCGACGGCCGCCTGGTCTTCCTCGAGAACTACAACATGGAAATCGGCCGCAAGCTGGTTTCCGGATGCGACGTCTGGCTCAACAACCCCCGCCGCCCCTACGAGGCCAGCGGAACGAGCGGCATGAAGGTGGCCATCCACGGCGGACTGAACCTGTCCATTCCCGACGGCTGGTGGCCCGAAGGCTACGACGGCACCAACGGCTGGTCCATCGGGGACGATTCGTCGCACGAGTACCACGACCCCGCCGTCCAGGACCCCCTGGATGCGGCTCTTCTGTATGATGCGCTCCAGAACTCCGTCATCCCGCGCTTTTACGAGCGCGACGAGAACGACCTCCCCACAGCCTGGATATCCATGATACGCCGCGCCATGTCCGGCCTCACGTACGGCTTCTCCGCCCACCGCATGATCCTGGACTATATTGCCCAGTATTACACGGAGCAGGTGGAGGCCTGA
- a CDS encoding thioredoxin fold domain-containing protein gives MKTPARFLLLLVFVATAATDVQAQIETTTDNMIVWPSFQEAFDAAVGSDKIVLIDVWSRNCGWCRKQQTEVYTQPELQDILATHFEIGRLDIDVATDTISFRGYDLSSAELAAGLGASGTPTTIFMEPSGSYITRLGGFHPYDDFVNVLQFIGTESFREMSFQDYVATLPAAKP, from the coding sequence ATGAAAACCCCTGCCCGCTTCCTGCTCCTGCTCGTATTCGTCGCCACCGCCGCGACAGATGTTCAGGCCCAGATTGAAACGACCACGGACAACATGATTGTCTGGCCCTCCTTCCAGGAGGCGTTCGATGCGGCAGTCGGGAGCGACAAGATCGTACTCATCGATGTCTGGTCACGCAATTGCGGGTGGTGCCGGAAGCAGCAGACCGAGGTCTACACGCAGCCCGAACTGCAGGACATCCTGGCGACCCATTTTGAAATCGGACGCCTGGACATCGATGTGGCCACGGACACGATTTCTTTCCGCGGATACGACCTGAGTTCGGCGGAATTGGCTGCCGGACTCGGCGCATCGGGCACGCCGACGACTATCTTCATGGAGCCCTCAGGCTCCTACATCACCCGCCTGGGCGGATTCCATCCGTACGACGACTTCGTGAACGTACTGCAGTTCATCGGTACGGAATCGTTCCGGGAGATGTCCTTCCAGGACTACGTGGCTACGCTGCCTGCCGCCAAGCCCTGA
- a CDS encoding glycosyltransferase — translation MTDFSTFDVAFAMTGDVYRNSRALKQLESLTRLGLRVVVLCLEGEAPPVRLPGDVEVRRMPVPEGSGPGFFRMVHRGMSDMLRAVNARWIHASDLYVVPACARRAKNLSSVSSAKDPVPWSYDSRELYAHVAATAGRPWVSWFWRLLEGRYIRRARVVFTVSDRIADHLAATYGIPRPVVVRNVPPRSTHVRAAPPLPTGPPVILHLGQMRASRGLEHLIAAMAFVPGARLVFMGYGAGKPVLETLAAASPAADRIEFRPPVPPADVPQAAAEAWVGVTLLEDSCLNHRYALPNKLFEYLAAGVPVVASDLPEIRAVLESTQAGMCVDPSHVRELAAALQHVCDNQTTYRPNARRAAERFNWENEAQAFVTPFQDLL, via the coding sequence GTGACCGATTTTTCCACGTTCGACGTCGCCTTCGCCATGACCGGCGATGTGTACCGCAATTCCCGTGCGTTGAAGCAGCTGGAATCGCTTACACGACTCGGGCTCCGGGTCGTCGTGCTGTGCCTGGAAGGCGAGGCTCCGCCGGTGCGACTTCCCGGTGATGTGGAGGTCCGAAGGATGCCGGTGCCGGAGGGAAGTGGCCCCGGTTTTTTCCGCATGGTCCACCGGGGCATGTCGGACATGTTGCGCGCGGTGAATGCACGGTGGATCCACGCATCGGACCTGTATGTGGTACCCGCATGCGCGCGACGCGCAAAAAACTTGTCTTCCGTGTCCTCCGCCAAAGATCCTGTCCCCTGGTCGTACGATTCGCGAGAACTCTATGCGCACGTTGCGGCGACCGCCGGTCGTCCCTGGGTATCCTGGTTCTGGCGGCTTCTGGAGGGCCGTTACATCCGCCGCGCACGGGTCGTGTTTACGGTTTCCGACCGGATTGCCGACCACCTGGCGGCGACGTACGGCATTCCGCGGCCGGTCGTCGTCCGGAACGTTCCGCCCCGCTCCACGCACGTCCGTGCCGCACCTCCGTTACCGACCGGACCACCCGTCATCCTCCATCTCGGTCAGATGCGTGCATCCCGCGGACTGGAGCATTTGATTGCGGCCATGGCGTTCGTTCCCGGGGCCCGCTTGGTCTTCATGGGATACGGCGCCGGAAAACCTGTGCTTGAAACCTTGGCTGCAGCATCGCCCGCCGCCGACCGGATTGAATTCCGCCCGCCGGTGCCGCCAGCCGATGTCCCCCAGGCCGCGGCCGAAGCATGGGTCGGCGTGACGCTGCTGGAAGACTCCTGCCTGAATCACCGCTATGCATTGCCCAACAAGCTGTTCGAATACCTGGCGGCCGGAGTCCCCGTCGTGGCATCGGATCTTCCCGAAATAAGGGCCGTTCTGGAATCCACACAGGCTGGCATGTGCGTGGATCCATCCCATGTCCGGGAACTCGCCGCAGCCCTCCAGCATGTATGCGACAATCAAACGACCTACCGGCCGAACGCCCGGCGAGCCGCCGAGCGATTCAACTGGGAAAACGAAGCACAGGCCTTCGTGACCCCGTTCCAGGATCTCCTATGA
- the prmC gene encoding peptide chain release factor N(5)-glutamine methyltransferase has protein sequence MADESRRTLMMRARRLLEEAGVEHAAREARWMLEAAAGLGGAALMAALDDAPSRPESLRYEEWVERRVRREPLQYILGEAEFRGRLFGVEPGVLIPRPETEWLVDWVVREAPEGGRVMDVGTGSGCIAVSIAAERPDLELLAVDVSAEALRVARGNAARHHVRVEFRQMDVLIEQDVPLLDVLVSNPPYVPTAERASMQPEVLAHEPALALFPGDDLLVFYRVLAALGQARLRGGGGAEGSDGSDESEGSDGPVRGGLLVAEVHTDHAGDVAALWRDAGFVDVHVHKDLFGRDRVVTAVKA, from the coding sequence GTGGCCGACGAATCCAGAAGGACATTGATGATGCGCGCGCGCCGCCTTCTGGAGGAGGCTGGTGTGGAGCATGCGGCGCGCGAGGCCCGGTGGATGCTTGAAGCGGCCGCCGGGTTGGGCGGCGCGGCGCTGATGGCCGCGCTGGACGATGCGCCGAGCCGGCCCGAGTCCCTTCGCTACGAGGAGTGGGTGGAGCGCCGGGTGCGGCGCGAGCCGCTGCAGTACATCCTGGGCGAGGCGGAATTCAGGGGGCGGTTGTTTGGCGTGGAGCCTGGGGTTCTCATTCCGCGCCCCGAGACGGAGTGGCTGGTGGATTGGGTGGTCCGGGAGGCTCCGGAAGGCGGGCGCGTGATGGACGTCGGCACCGGTAGTGGCTGCATAGCGGTCAGTATTGCGGCGGAGCGGCCGGACCTGGAGCTGCTGGCGGTGGATGTGAGCGCCGAGGCCCTTCGTGTGGCGCGCGGCAACGCCGCGCGCCACCATGTACGGGTCGAATTCCGGCAGATGGATGTGTTGATTGAACAGGATGTGCCGCTGCTGGATGTGCTGGTCTCGAACCCCCCGTATGTCCCCACCGCCGAGCGCGCGTCCATGCAGCCGGAGGTGCTGGCGCACGAACCGGCCCTGGCGCTGTTTCCGGGAGATGATCTGCTGGTGTTCTACCGGGTGTTGGCGGCGCTGGGCCAGGCGCGGCTCCGGGGGGGCGGGGGTGCGGAAGGGAGTGATGGGAGTGATGAGAGTGAAGGGAGTGATGGCCCGGTGCGCGGCGGGTTGCTCGTGGCTGAGGTGCACACGGACCATGCCGGGGACGTGGCAGCGCTCTGGCGGGACGCCGGATTCGTGGATGTACACGTGCACAAGGACCTGTTTGGCCGCGACCGGGTAGTGACGGCAGTTAAGGCATGA
- a CDS encoding LacI family DNA-binding transcriptional regulator — protein sequence MGLTIYDIASKAGVSIATVSRVFNDSPKVSAKARESVLKVAAELGYQPHASARSLARRRTDVISAVIPMISNYFFAEVLRGLQDSMADSEYDLLVFSARTLDEMSSQLDRALHRGRSAGVLLFSAPVEGELEKLVAASKQPVVVVDGYHAKLDSISSDNRQGGLLAADHLIHTGVRHPAVLMANRDSVPARDRLAGFQAGLAGTGVVLQESHVMESMHPLNDGYNEHSGYLGMKALLALDSPPDGVFATSDAQAVGALEALKDAGLECPTDVQIVGYDDLPVARYVGLTTLRQPMYDIGGRSFELLQKRLASQSEGTVHTVFSPTLIQRQSTRASVPASVREGIAL from the coding sequence ATGGGACTGACCATCTACGACATTGCTTCCAAGGCCGGGGTATCCATTGCCACGGTGTCGCGTGTGTTCAATGACAGCCCCAAAGTGTCGGCCAAGGCCCGGGAGTCAGTGCTCAAGGTGGCCGCCGAGCTGGGTTATCAGCCCCATGCCTCGGCCCGCAGTCTGGCCCGGCGCCGCACGGATGTGATATCGGCCGTCATCCCCATGATCTCGAACTACTTCTTCGCGGAAGTACTGCGAGGTCTGCAGGACAGCATGGCCGACTCCGAATACGATCTGCTGGTATTTTCCGCGCGGACGCTCGACGAAATGTCATCCCAATTGGACCGGGCGTTGCACCGCGGGCGCTCGGCCGGCGTGTTGCTGTTCTCGGCGCCTGTGGAAGGCGAGTTGGAGAAGCTCGTCGCGGCTTCGAAACAGCCGGTCGTGGTGGTGGACGGCTACCACGCGAAGCTCGATTCCATTTCGTCCGACAATCGCCAGGGCGGCCTGCTGGCTGCCGATCATCTCATTCACACCGGTGTGCGTCATCCGGCCGTCCTCATGGCAAACCGCGACTCCGTTCCGGCCCGGGACCGCCTGGCCGGTTTCCAGGCGGGGCTGGCGGGCACCGGGGTCGTGCTCCAGGAATCGCACGTCATGGAGAGCATGCATCCCCTGAATGATGGATACAACGAGCACTCCGGCTACCTCGGCATGAAAGCGCTTTTGGCGCTCGATTCGCCCCCGGACGGCGTTTTTGCCACGTCCGATGCACAAGCGGTGGGTGCCCTCGAGGCGCTCAAGGACGCCGGGCTGGAATGCCCCACGGATGTGCAGATTGTGGGGTACGATGATCTTCCGGTTGCCCGATACGTGGGATTGACCACGCTTCGTCAGCCGATGTACGACATAGGGGGGCGGTCATTCGAATTGCTCCAGAAGCGCCTGGCTTCCCAGTCGGAAGGCACGGTGCACACCGTTTTTTCACCAACACTCATCCAGCGACAGTCGACCCGTGCCTCCGTGCCGGCTTCTGTTCGGGAGGGGATTGCGCTGTAA
- a CDS encoding TonB-dependent receptor: MARNRIIHPSALWIVLVLFMGVTQVQAQTTGKIAGRVTDAETGTSLPGVNIFIAGTTQGTATNFDGEYSIIGVSPGTYDVVASFVGFSQQTISGVQVNAGLTAEVNFSMREEVFEGEEIVIVAERPLVQKDLTATTAIVSGEDIRALPVENFGQVIALQAGVVDGHFRGGRTGEVGYWVDGMPVTDVFDGSLGVSIENNMVDEVQVVTGAFNAEFGQAMSGIVNIVTRDGQNQFSGGLRAFAGDYASTNNTLFSNIDDISPTAVQNLEADFSGPIKRDRLFFNSSIRYFSNDGHLYGRRVFEAQDVGLDPTGRLSLLNPGGSGDSSLVSLNPYEKTSGQAKVTWKFGNLKLALTGIASREEFQGGATHENMFFPDARGNQQKDAFTTFLKLTHTLSSKTFYELGITRTRSDFEAYKYEDPFDPRYVDNTYIGFRDGLQTSNFAVGGTDNGRFSRSTETYLAKLDVTTQLNQRNMVKAGLEYRLHDLNFLDQFTAVFPVVDGFDQALVTNGAYNRKPTEFAAYIQDKIEFEGLIINAGLRFDYFNSDGPILRDETDPDIVFEERRQNLTDDEVFAKASAKTQISPRLGVSFPISETGVVHFSYGWFFQVPNFELLYRNPFFRLGTSGSGLIGLIGNADLRPQKTINGEIGLKQGLTATTSVEITAYFRDINDLAGTATDPILIAGTSARYGKFVNSDFGFIRGIILRFNQQVTTDMSLNLDYTFQVAKGNASDPAAVFNAAAAKQEREQQIVPLDWDQRHTANVSLTYRDRDANWGFGLVSSFGSGLPYTPAQTTQQTGVILPTTIQLNSQPKPVTWDVDLTVHKTFDVGSATLQVFSQVDNLFDRKNEYGVFGDTGRASYSLQKNVDEASFQGNPAFLDRWYTRPDFYAEPRRVTLGVSYRF, translated from the coding sequence ATGGCAAGGAACCGCATCATCCATCCATCGGCCCTCTGGATCGTCCTGGTCCTGTTCATGGGGGTCACCCAGGTCCAGGCCCAGACCACCGGCAAGATTGCCGGGCGCGTCACGGACGCCGAAACCGGAACGAGTCTCCCCGGGGTGAACATCTTCATTGCCGGCACTACGCAGGGTACCGCCACGAACTTTGACGGCGAGTATTCCATCATCGGAGTGTCGCCCGGTACCTACGATGTGGTGGCGTCCTTCGTGGGCTTTTCCCAGCAGACCATTTCCGGGGTTCAGGTGAACGCCGGGCTCACGGCCGAGGTCAATTTTTCCATGCGTGAGGAGGTCTTCGAGGGTGAGGAGATCGTGATTGTTGCAGAGCGTCCACTGGTACAGAAAGACCTGACCGCGACCACGGCCATTGTGAGCGGCGAGGACATCCGGGCGCTGCCGGTCGAGAATTTCGGACAGGTCATCGCCCTGCAGGCCGGCGTCGTGGACGGGCACTTCCGGGGCGGTCGGACGGGCGAGGTGGGATACTGGGTCGACGGCATGCCGGTGACCGACGTATTCGACGGCAGTCTCGGCGTATCCATCGAGAATAACATGGTGGACGAGGTGCAGGTGGTGACCGGTGCCTTCAATGCCGAGTTCGGACAGGCCATGAGCGGCATCGTGAACATTGTCACGCGCGACGGGCAGAACCAGTTCAGCGGGGGGCTGCGCGCCTTTGCCGGCGATTACGCATCTACCAACAACACCTTGTTCTCCAACATCGACGACATTTCGCCGACGGCCGTGCAGAACCTCGAAGCGGATTTTTCGGGACCCATCAAGCGGGATCGCCTCTTCTTCAATTCGTCCATCCGGTATTTCTCCAACGACGGGCATCTGTACGGACGCCGTGTGTTCGAGGCCCAGGATGTGGGGCTGGACCCCACAGGTCGATTGTCGCTCCTGAATCCGGGTGGATCGGGCGATTCGTCGCTGGTTTCCCTGAATCCCTACGAGAAAACATCGGGGCAGGCCAAGGTGACCTGGAAGTTCGGCAACCTCAAACTGGCGTTGACCGGGATTGCCAGCCGGGAGGAATTCCAGGGCGGAGCCACACACGAAAACATGTTCTTCCCCGATGCGCGGGGCAACCAGCAGAAGGACGCTTTCACGACCTTCCTGAAGTTGACCCACACGCTGTCGTCGAAGACCTTCTATGAGCTGGGCATCACGCGTACCCGGTCGGACTTCGAGGCCTACAAATACGAGGACCCGTTCGACCCGCGCTATGTGGACAACACGTACATCGGATTCCGCGACGGCCTCCAGACCTCGAACTTCGCCGTGGGCGGAACGGACAACGGGCGATTCAGCCGCTCCACGGAGACGTACCTGGCCAAGCTGGACGTGACCACCCAGTTGAACCAGCGGAACATGGTCAAGGCAGGCCTGGAGTACCGTCTCCATGACCTCAACTTCCTGGATCAATTCACGGCGGTCTTCCCGGTGGTGGACGGGTTCGATCAGGCCCTGGTCACGAACGGGGCCTACAACCGGAAGCCAACGGAATTCGCGGCCTACATCCAGGACAAGATTGAATTCGAGGGGCTCATCATCAACGCCGGCCTGCGGTTCGACTATTTCAATTCGGACGGTCCCATCCTGCGCGATGAAACGGATCCGGACATCGTGTTCGAGGAACGCCGCCAGAATCTGACGGACGACGAGGTGTTCGCGAAGGCATCGGCCAAGACCCAGATCAGTCCGCGGCTCGGCGTATCGTTCCCGATTTCAGAGACCGGTGTGGTCCACTTCTCGTACGGCTGGTTCTTCCAGGTCCCGAACTTCGAACTGCTGTATCGCAATCCCTTCTTCCGTCTGGGAACGTCCGGATCGGGTCTCATCGGGCTCATCGGGAATGCCGATTTGCGCCCGCAGAAGACCATCAACGGGGAAATCGGCCTGAAACAGGGCCTGACGGCGACCACAAGCGTGGAGATCACCGCCTATTTCCGGGACATCAATGACCTCGCCGGAACAGCCACCGACCCCATCCTGATTGCCGGCACGTCGGCACGCTATGGCAAGTTCGTGAACTCGGACTTCGGGTTCATCCGGGGCATCATCCTGCGCTTCAACCAGCAGGTGACTACCGATATGTCGCTCAACCTGGACTACACCTTCCAGGTGGCCAAGGGGAATGCGTCCGATCCGGCGGCGGTGTTCAATGCCGCCGCGGCCAAGCAGGAGCGGGAGCAGCAGATCGTGCCCCTGGACTGGGACCAGCGGCACACGGCGAACGTCAGCCTGACCTACCGCGACCGGGACGCCAACTGGGGCTTCGGCTTGGTGTCCTCCTTCGGGTCGGGCCTGCCGTACACGCCTGCCCAGACCACGCAGCAGACCGGGGTCATCCTGCCCACGACCATCCAGTTGAACAGCCAGCCCAAACCGGTCACGTGGGACGTCGACCTGACGGTCCACAAGACGTTCGACGTGGGTTCCGCCACGCTGCAGGTCTTCTCCCAGGTTGACAACCTGTTCGACCGGAAGAACGAGTACGGCGTGTTCGGCGACACCGGCCGGGCCAGCTACTCCCTCCAGAAGAACGTGGACGAAGCTTCGTTCCAGGGCAATCCGGCGTTCCTGGATCGCTGGTATACCCGCCCCGATTTCTATGCCGAGCCGCGACGCGTGACGCTTGGCGTTTCCTACCGATTCTGA